Genomic window (Zingiber officinale cultivar Zhangliang chromosome 2B, Zo_v1.1, whole genome shotgun sequence):
ATGACACTCGAGAGAAGAATCGGGCTGTTGTTGTAATAATTTAACGGCTAGTTTTCAACAAAGTAATAATCGAATACAAAACTAAATTGTTCGGATTTGCTTTGACTGATAAGGATTACAGAGTAAAAGATGAAgattttttccctttttcttggAGATGAGTGATTGTAAAGATCGTCGTCAAATGGTTTGATAAAGTCGATCTTTAGGCGGCGGTGGAAGGAAGGTGATCTGCATTGGCGAAGCCACCGCCGGCTTGAATCAGCTCTAGCTCCTTTTGGCGGAGCAGCAGCAGCATGCGATCGTTCTCGAGGCGGCGGCGATCGTTCTCCAGCTTCGAGCGCTCCATCTCGCGCTCTTTGTTGGTGCAGAAGCGGAGCCAATTGAAGCGCTGCCGCTCGAGCTGGAAGGCGCGGCAACGGTATGCCACCCGTTGCTCCTCTAGCTCCGCCGCCTTCTTCTGCAGCCACTGCTGCAGCTGATGCTCCCCTCCGCCGCCGTCGCCGGACGGCATGGCGGCCATCAGCTCCGACTGCAGCTGCTGCATTGCGCCGGACTGCGACGAGAGAGTCAGCGAAAGCGACGGAGAAGCCGACATTTGGGATGACACCCTCCGCTTCTTTCTCCCCGGCGACACCAACTCCTTGCTGTCCACGTCCTCCTCTCCCTCCTCGTGCTTGTGCTGCGGGTGATGGCGGCGCTTGCTGCGGTGCCCCTCTTCCAAATAGTCCTTGTCCGCGTAGTCACTGTCGCCGAAATCCTCCTCGTCGTCGCTGTcgacgtcgtcgtcgtcgtccacTTCTTCATCCATCATCATTCCTTCTTCGTCAGCGGCGACCGGCGCCGCCATGGCTCGGCTAGAGACCACGCCTTTCGCGTCGGAGCGGCTACACTGAGAGTGGTGGAAACagagttgttgttgctgctgctgctgctgctgctgaggaTTCTGATGTGACGGCGGGGGCACTTGCTGAGGAAGGGGCGCGGCGGCAGAGACGCAGGAGCCACCGCCTCCGGCGTGGTGGTAAGCGCACATTTCGCGGAAGAAGAGGTGTTTGGAATTGAGGAGTTTGCGCGCCTCCTGCTTGGCCTTGGGCGAGAGGTGGTCCATGGTGTCGAGCAGAGCCCGGTTCTCCACCACCCGGCAGGCGGTGCCCTTTCCAAGCAAGTCGTTCACCCGCTTGTACCGCTTGTTGAGGTCGTTGAACTTGTCCTCGCACTGCTGCGGCGACACCGAAAACCCCGTCTCCATCATCGCCCGAGACACCGACTTCCACTTCCCCTTCTTCTGCAACATCGCCGTAGTCGCCGCCGCCCCCTCCCCCGCCTTACTCTTCCCCTTGCCCTCTGCCACATGCTGCAGCTCACCCTCAGCTCCGCCGCCGCTGCCGTCGTCGCCGACGCGATACACTACCTTGATGAGCAATCTCACCATGCTGTCCGTCCACTTCATCCTCTGCCACGGAGACGCTGCCGGCGCCGGTTGCGTCAAAGACCGCAGTGCCGCCTGGTCATCCGCCGGTTCAGCCTCCCCGTACGAGCCCGGCTGCTGCTTGGTCCGCACGAACGTGGGCACGTTCTGACCGTGACGGCCAAACGGGTAATGTTCTCCCACGTCGCCGGCGGCCTGGAAAGGCAGCATGTGGCGCGCCTGCTGCTGCATCTGCTGTTGATGCGGAGGCAGCGCGACGTCCAACCCGAGCAAACCCCCAGAGCCCATCTGCAACATCCCCCTCGGCATCCCATTTCCTCCATGAtccatcctctctctctctctctccgtcAGCTTCACTCTATCTTCTAATCCGTCAGCTCTTAATTCGTGCCCTTGGCCGAAGAAACCCGATTAAAAGGAAAACCGTAGACGAATCAAGCTAACACGAGCTAACGTGGGTTGATATCTCTCTCGTCAGCGTGGAGCTGCGAGTGCCGCCGGTTTCGGCAAAGCATGGCGGAAGGAAACACGGGCCCAGCTGCATGTTTTCCGCCTTCCTGTGGGTCGAAAACCAGCGGCCCTTTGCGTGAGTCGTACAGCGAACAGGCGGCGGCTTCTCGGTCTGAGTTTGGTGTTTGTGGGAGGCGGAGGGGGGAGCCTCAGGGTGCGAGGAGGAGGTCGGGTGGGCCCGGAGGGAGGAGGAGGAGTTGCTGTCGCCCACggttttggttttggttttggttttggtCGGGGTTTAGGAATCCACAGGTTGCATGAGGGGTTTTGATTCGACGCGCTGGATTCCACAGGTCCGGCCTATAGGCCCTATACACATATGGCAAAAGTTAATACACTAATCTCAGTCTCCCGTCAACCTATCTCAGATCAATacgaaaaaaataaatcatactgACTAAAAAAATAAGTGATATGTGGGATAAATTTACACATGTTATAGGAATTTACACCCCCTCCCCCCACCCCGAGATTCTACCCTAAGAGTATATATAACAATCAATCTGTCACTTACCAACTTAGATAAGTCCGTGGAGGTAGCCCTGCTTATACACAAGTTTAGAAAAGGCGATTGTCATCATCTCAGTGTCCTTAATAATCCGTCCTAAAATCAATACAGAGAAGATGAATCATCCTATCTGTACACAAGACACTATCTAAGTAAGATACTATCTGTACATATAGAATCAAATTATTTATCGTTCTAGATCTATCGCTAAAATAATAACTTCACTTTTATCATGGATGAATATAATTATTTAAAGAGGTCATtagatcatcataatttattctTTCGATCTTATCATGAGATTGACGATGGAAGATATTTGAGATGAGTGAGTCACTTTTTGCCTCTGAATACATAATCTTTGTCGCTAAGAAAATTTTACCATAAACCCACctaaaatttactttttattgGCCAGTATATTTAGGtaaaaattaatacttttttATTAGGATTGTATTATAAAAATGTATATCTCTAATTTGTATTGTAGCAGTTATAGCTCATAACCATTATAATATAAACCATTCAACTATAATCCGTATTAATAAATTATATTGTATGTATTGTAGTAATAATTCATTTTTATCAATATTCATCAATATTATGTTATAATAGCTTTTCTATTTTGATCAACACTAACACCATTGTGTTATAACAATGATAGAAGTTTTTGTAATATAGAACAGGTTAATTCTCAATTTAGTCCCTTGTTATTTAACGTGGTGCTGATTTTGTCTTTAATTTTCAATTGACCAAATTTAATCTTCTAATTTTCGAACGTTTTTCCAAATTGATCCTTCCGTCTAAATCCCCGTTAAAATAAACGAGAAGACTTGTTTAACCGGTGGAAGTGGCCTATGTCTTGCTGGAGAATTCCTAATTTAGTCCCTCATTATTTGACGTAGTCCCGATTGTGTCCAAGGATAGTTTTAAAATGGAGGTCGTCTCCTACTCGACGCAGCTCCAACTGCCGGACTCCATGTCGATGCCCGCTGCGAGAGGATGACGGTCGTCGTCGCCGTCCACCAGCCCGACAGCGAGGTATTGGACCTCTTCGATCGCCTCTGCCTCCTCGCCTATGACAGCACTGTCTTCTTCGGCCCTGCTCCGGTGGCTGCCGAGGTACCAACTCAATCTCAAAGCTCAATTAAGACTTGAATTCTCTCTTTCGGCCTATGGAAATTCAGCCTTGCTCAAACTTTTCTCTAGTTCTTTGCTTCCAACGGTTTCGCCTGCCCTTCTCTGCGCAATCCTTCCGATCATTTTCTCAGAACAATCAACAAAGACTTCGATACGGTCAGTGCTTCTTCTTTGCAGCTTATAAACCAACAAAGGAAACAAGTTTCTAAATCTCAAACTCAATCAATGTCAGTATTAGGGAAATAGTGCAAGAATAAAAGCAACTGATCATTTCCACCGGTTAAATAAGTCTTCCCGTCTATTTTAACTG
Coding sequences:
- the LOC122045308 gene encoding uncharacterized protein LOC122045308; the protein is MDHGGNGMPRGMLQMGSGGLLGLDVALPPHQQQMQQQARHMLPFQAAGDVGEHYPFGRHGQNVPTFVRTKQQPGSYGEAEPADDQAALRSLTQPAPAASPWQRMKWTDSMVRLLIKVVYRVGDDGSGGGAEGELQHVAEGKGKSKAGEGAAATTAMLQKKGKWKSVSRAMMETGFSVSPQQCEDKFNDLNKRYKRVNDLLGKGTACRVVENRALLDTMDHLSPKAKQEARKLLNSKHLFFREMCAYHHAGGGGSCVSAAAPLPQQVPPPSHQNPQQQQQQQQQQLCFHHSQCSRSDAKGVVSSRAMAAPVAADEEGMMMDEEVDDDDDVDSDDEEDFGDSDYADKDYLEEGHRSKRRHHPQHKHEEGEEDVDSKELVSPGRKKRRVSSQMSASPSLSLTLSSQSGAMQQLQSELMAAMPSGDGGGGEHQLQQWLQKKAAELEEQRVAYRCRAFQLERQRFNWLRFCTNKEREMERSKLENDRRRLENDRMLLLLRQKELELIQAGGGFANADHLPSTAA